A portion of the Sabethes cyaneus chromosome 3, idSabCyanKW18_F2, whole genome shotgun sequence genome contains these proteins:
- the LOC128742873 gene encoding NHP2-like protein 1 homolog has translation MTEEVNPKAYPLADQALTSKIMTLIQQAVNYKQLRRGANEATKTLNRGLSEFIVMAADAEPLEIILHLPLLCEDKNVPYVFVRSKQALGRACGVSRPIVACSVTINEGSQLKSQIVTIQQEIERLLV, from the coding sequence ACGGAAGAAGTAAACCCAAAGGCTTATCCGCTGGCGGACCAAGCGCTGACGTCAAAAATAATGACCCTAATCCAGCAGGCCGTTAACTACAAACAGCTCCGTCGCGGTGCCAACGAGGCAACCAAAACGCTCAATCGTGGTCTGTCGGAGTTTATCGTCATGGCTGCCGATGCCGAGCCGCTGGAAATCATTCTCCATCTGCCACTGCTGTGTGAAGATAAGAACGTACCGTACGTGTTCGTGCGCTCGAAGCAAGCCCTCGGTCGTGCCTGTGGGGTTTCACGCCCGATCGTGGCGTGTTCGGTAACCATCAATGAGGGCTCACAGCTAAAATCACAGATTGTAACCATTCAGCAG